A portion of the Anoxybacillus gonensis genome contains these proteins:
- a CDS encoding DUF1885 family protein, with protein sequence MAHTATIELVPASTWETVTLEQCKQLLEQYRNIAQKTGEQLAWDYAESAFPYDIVTKDDRILLVGKDDRYHMIECRVHDRAVQFVLPKQATHGDKGKANELCKFFAKQMAGKLHLFNGRIMYYYKR encoded by the coding sequence ATGGCTCATACAGCTACCATTGAACTTGTCCCTGCATCAACATGGGAGACGGTAACGTTAGAACAATGCAAACAACTGCTCGAACAATATCGAAACATCGCGCAAAAAACAGGCGAACAGCTGGCGTGGGATTACGCCGAGTCCGCTTTCCCATATGACATCGTCACAAAAGACGATCGCATTTTGTTAGTCGGAAAAGATGATCGCTATCATATGATTGAATGCCGCGTGCACGACCGTGCTGTACAGTTCGTCTTGCCAAAACAAGCGACGCACGGCGATAAAGGGAAAGCAAACGAACTATGCAAATTTTTCGCCAAACAAATGGCAGGAAAACTGCATTTATTTAACGGACGCATCATGTACTATTATAAAAGATAA